The segment acgtacatatacataaacTGAGAATAAATGTGTTCTTTAGTCCAAAACACAATATTAACTCCCTCCCCGAACTGACTCAaaaagtgtaaattatttctagattaaaatttaaatggaaaataGTACATGTTATTCAGTGTCAAAAAGAGAGCagtcaaaaaaaattagttactCCTTTCACTTTcattaagatttattaattaaaagtgacCACATCTAATTTGtttttggaaataaaatttcaataatcaaggaaatagaaaaataaaaaaaattttcgtggAAAATGTTCGAATaagatttgtttaatttttaaaagagttGAAGAAAACTATttgtttaatgttaattaatgatGTTAAGGCCAaagactttaatttttataaatagcatatatttttatgacatATTCTTATAGCCGACGTTAACACATTTTCGAATTATTAACTATAAACATTTActtctttaaactttttataattatactttgtaaaaattaattataaatttttttttttttttttttaaattttgtatttcttgATTTATGAATCTACAAAGTTCAATTTCggttaatattaacattatttaaaatatattacaagaaagttattcaataaaatatacagcCATTTTGCTActgtttaacatttatattttttttccaaataaaatttttcaatattaaataaacatataaaGTTCTCAATTTAACTAATTCTCTTTGAACGGTATAGTTTTCTCTCTTAAGTGTTTTTAGCGAACAAATATAGGCACAAACAACGAGTAcgcaaagaaatataaatttttctaaaaaagttctttaacgtaaTATACGTTAAACAATACTAATAACAGTAttcaaattttaaagttttattattcaaaaagttttttttgcagtatagataaatgtcataaaaagattaaaaaagtaactcttttgaaaagaaaacaaaaacaaaaatattaaatttttttaataatatattgcatGTTTGAGGTACtaatttacttattaaaaaaatatatatataaataaataaataaataaatgttcttgctgcttttatttattgttagcTGGCAAAATCATATTTGACGTTTGCGAAAAATATCACATGCAAATCTTTTGATAGCACGTCATAATACACATCTAGGACGCGAAATTGATACGTtgaatattctttatttaatgtacAGTCTTTGACggaaaaatttctaaatttatttttaaaaaacattgcAACCTTTCTGTCAACAACTGTACGTACAGCTTtgtgttttttaatttccaaaaaATTGTTAGTAGAAATTTTTGGCAATTTGGCAATTTGGAAATTtggaaatttagaaattttatttgccaaaatagttgtttttttttggcaaataTTTTACGGGTGTAtcaaaaaacaatttttaaacttgtttttaaagtgtgtttaattattttaaattaaacttttttttgtaaaaaaaacatttatgataatggtaattttttataaaaagtttaaaacattttttttcgggGAGAGGAGGTTAATATATACCAATTTATTTGCTACGTGTACACTTGccaactttttttaaatttggttttagagaaaattaattttgtatggAGATATCACGTATTTTGTAGTATTTAAATACcgtacaaatttttcttattctctataaaaataatggtttaaaataattaaacataaaaaacaaaattttttttatttttttttcaacatatcagtacaatattattataattttaatatcagcTAAGCTGATCAAACTCTATATAAGTCCAATAAAAAGATTGGGGCcgatttatataacaaaagtGTTTTTACTTTTGATCTACGTAATTTTAGGTACTTTCCAGTTCTGAAGCACGATGTCAACACAGTGTACCTGTGTTACACAGTGTTGACTTGTAATTAGAACATTTCTTAGTTCTTTACGTTGGCACGGTGCGTTCTAAACAAGTAAGTCGGAGTAATGTATTTTTCtgagagatttttaaatattttttgttaattttattgtttgttgtaaaattgagaaaaattttactaattctttttttttaaacagcaGAGAAAACCAAATAATGCTAAATGTAAATGCGATATGTTGGTATGCATGATGATGGACACAGTCAAACACAGCATTTTTGCTGTGAACGACTGTGTCGATTTCTGTCAtagtttaaaaatacttaGTCGTGCACTGTGCTACACAATGTCGTCTGTGTACATTGCTGGAAAACACCGATAATGATACAAAGTTTGAAATATCATATTTCGTACGCAATGTAAATCGCGCAAAAGGTTTAAACCATCGATCGATAATCATAGAACACAGTCAGTATATTAAGAACACTGCATATGTAGTGCATGCTAATTGCGCGATTACAAAGAGTTTAAACCGCTTCCACTTTCCTTGACAATAATgacaataataatagtaataataacgatatacattaaacaaaaaatttacatttcagACTTTGCATCGTCATATTTTATCTTTCagattatgtaaaatatttatattgtatgaAACAACCTCAATCATTTTATTGAGCCTAAAGTTTGATTGGTTTAGTTGTTATAAATCCGAGAATCTTAACTGTCACCAACTCAACTACTCGCGTTAAGATACACAGTCGGTTTTGCTGTGCGTATACTTGATGATAGAGATACTACAATGTCTCTTAATCATTCTTGAAGAGCTTTTCTAGTACTGAgaatatcgaataaaaattaattttatacatgtataactTGTATATTGTATTTGTCTCTCGCAGTTATAGAGAATATCaggaataaaattgttatactgaaaaataaaaataaattatgtaaaaccGAGATGAAATGTcatgcattattttataatatttgtaggagctattaagtaattaattaaaatttttgaacaaATAAATGCAGAAAAAGTTGTAGGATAGACATGACAAATAAcggcaaaaattatttgatgccACCGGCCTCATGTTTACTGTCGTTGTCTGTTCGCTATTTATCGATAGTCTATTATCACTCATctctcttttaaataatactcgtCGTTGTCTGCCGCATATTTCACAACTTTCTCATTcatttacacattttaattgattacttAAGAACTATTTCCAATTTTACAAAGtgttaaattacatttttctcggTTTAACATAATCTACTCTCAACTTTCAACATggcaattttgtttttgacATGCTATACAGGATGAGCCATGTTAATATATacagtcaatttttttttaattaaaaaataaaaaaaaatatattaaactgtAACGTCACTATTTCGAGGAGGAAAGAAGATGATACTATTGATTTGACCTTGAAATTCCAATTTGCTTTTAATGCAGATTCTTATTTTCCATTGAAAAGTAACTTTtgtttgaaacattttttcaaaaaatatcaTCTTATGTCCTCAAAATATCATCAAAACTATCGTGAACTATCTTGAAAAAatcttcaaaattattttaaagacacTAGAAGacatttttcagaaaaatgtaTTAGACAAAAAGTTCATATTTTCTCGCCTAAAATTCAAATCTACGGGGTGATTCAGAACAGCAATAGTATCCGTAAATGGACATGTTGTTGAggtaattttatgaaaatttttccttttcgaaaaatttttccgagacttcgttttcgagttataaaatttaatagttaGCTATTCACTGAACGGCTAATCATGGTAGGCAAAGACGGCGTAACTCAGCATCAGACGTGGAGAACTCGCGACGATCTCAGCTGAcctcttaattaattaataaataaataatgaagaaaaacTGAATGACGTTACAAGTGAGAATTATTAGACTTCTTATGTTAatggaaagaaattattattaataataattaacaagtgCTTAATTCAAGGGtaattataaacttttaaattttttgtgtATTGTGCGTAAGAGGTCAGCTGAGATCGTCGCGGGTTCTTCACGTCTCATGCTGAGTTACGCCGTCTCTGCCTACCATGTGTAGCCGTCCAGTGTgtagctaattattaaattttataactcaAAAACGAAGcctcagaaaaattttttgaagagGAAAAATCTTCATAAAATTACCTGAACAACATGTTCTTTCACAGATACTATAGTTGTTCTGAATCACTCTGTATAATAGAAAatcatgttttatttaaaaattgtttattaaaattctatttttcggtctaaaatttaaaaattaagttaaattaaataaaaaatttttttaacgagacataatattttttaatacaaaatcggATTCTCGcgtgaaaatattaaacttttgtctgaaacattttttcgaaaaatgtcattctattttctgaaaataaatgattataccaaattatatacataaaattattagttttgattaaatttttttagagttTAAAAGacatcttaaaaaaattgaaaactttGTTATtcgacaataaaatataaaatctatctATTATATggaaaaaattctatttaaccCTTCTCTGTCTTGCTATGTTACTGTTTTATCGGAAAgcttgcaattattattaattattttttaaataaaacaaaataaaaattaattagtatttaatttttatgttgaaACATACGACGGCTATAAAAATGagctataaaaaatataaattcttatttataaTGTGACTTTGGTGTGAGATATTAATGTTTCTATTAgagatgtaattattataaaacaaatttgaaaaaagctgtaaataacaattaaatattaatttaaaaatattttacttactgATAATCGTTATTGACGACTTACATATTTTTTGATCGCTTGCAactattttcaataattgaaaTGGGTTTTAGTTACTGACAACCGTTAACGATGATTGAAGTTTTTTGTGTTCACCGAAAACcgttatcaataattaaattttttttaatattataaaaaaagctGAATGTTCTGTTTTGTAaagacataaaattaaaaattcaacttttctttaaacattttttcgaTCCAGtttcaaatattctttttgtGTACGACTTTCATATAATTCATTATTGTTTCAAGagtgtaagaaaaataattttacatatttttacaataataataattttacaataagtaaaaataattatgatcaaagttaattataaataattataatttaattattataaaattattgtataaaaatatataaataaaattaatctaaatcgTAAGTGATTATATTTACagtttagtttaattttataactcaAACATAAGACTAGTCTAGTAAGATCGTCAGTACATAGTACTTTTATGTGGATCTGTGTAATCGTTAcaagtgaaagaaaaaatttagtCGTTAATAACGGTTATAAGTAACCAAAAAACTTTTAGTTATCAATAATAGTTACAAACgaccaaaaaaattttaatcatcaATAACAGTTATCACtaagtaacataaaataaaaaattttttacctaTTTTagagtaaatgaaaaaataaccGTTATTTTCCGCCCTGGTTTTTATccaagataaaataaattttatctcaaatgtttataaaaaaaaatgtgttgtTTACAAAACTTCCGAAATGGATAATCGATGAAATGGAAAACAAAGCCTAtgtataatgcaaaaatacGGACAAAAAATAGGgagtagaaataaaaacaaaaatctaacGTGTCGAAATTCTGGTTCTATtgcttattttatattccaattacagattaatacaaaaatgattgcaaaacaaaattataattatttaaatgggATATcaataaaaggaaataaatttcgacgCGTTGGATTTCTGTTGCCATTCTTATTGCCTACATTTTCGCATTATGCGACAGGCTGAACATGGATCTATACATGCTTATTCGAGTACGCGTGaacacacgtacacacactTGCACGCAGCAGACACGCACGCACTCAcacaaataaatcaaaattgaCTACACGTATCTAAATCacaatgcaaaaatattatttataatgctGTAGCCTGGCAACTGTTAAGAACCGttattatattcaattataatttagccTAAATTAcgttatcatttaatttaaatgtcaaaACTATTGTTATAATTCATCATCGATATGTTTACATGATTTTGGTTTAGTTCCCTTTATTTTACCATTATTTGCAgacttttcttctttatcgTATTTTGCTTCATTGAGTACTGTAGCACTACCTAGTCTATCCGTAATTTGTGACTTTTTTTGAAGTACTTTAACATTCACAATTCTTACAGGAGATTTACTATCTTCAACTAAATCagtagatataattttatttttaatcagattttttttattaaactttgcttttaaatcattttcgtGATTATactgtttattattaatattcttttctttccttaatATTGTGTATTTTTTGTTGGAAGAAGCTGCCTTTATATTGTAAGTACCTGTAGTTACAGATACATCAGAaacatgaattttatttctattatttgaTTCAAAGTTCTTAAAAGATTCTTCTTTCTGATTGTTTTCTTTGGTGATTTCTTTAAGTTTCGTATCCACTACCTTTGTTAAATGCAACAagtctattttattttgagtGCTACTTTGAAtactactttttttatttttggtctGATTCTGAGAAGAGTATAAAGTAATTTCATTAGATTTTacggtatttttatttttgttactttcAGTTACGATATTTTTCGATTCGCTTATATCttcatatttttgtaagaTACTTTGCTCAGAATATTTAACTGCCTTTTCTATTTccgttaatataaaatattcaaaatctTCGAGCTTTTCAGTATTCGATTCCTTACttttcttcaaaattttaatatttttactttctaaATCAAATTTACCTCTATTACTGTCACTAATAAATTCTGTGACTgccaaattattttctttaaattttacaaataaattttcttctttatttatattttttaaatttttttgcaaatcaGTGATTAGTATATCGTAATACGAGCTATCTTCTACTCCTGATTTTTCTAGATGTTTTTGCACTccatcaattaatatttcttgatATGTAGTATGAACTTCAGTGTGAATACGATCCAAAAGAGCAACGtgaagattaattatttcatcttCCTCGTCAAATAAATCAGTTAATAAATGacgtaaaaatgaataattttcaacttGTGCAATACCAGATTCAGAAATTTTTAGCAACTGTTCCATTTCAGGCCTTACacctttcatatttttcaattttgtaGCTATTGTCTTTAAGTTCAACACCATAGTGTCCATATTAGTGAGTAAATATTGTTTCAATAACTTCTGTTTATTCGGTTCTAATAGCTGTCCTATCTTTTTAGTAGATGAATTTGGTGCTACTACAAGTAATTCGCTTAAGAACCATCGGACTTTGTATGATAGTGACGTTTTAGTAAGCACGCCACGTGCTTTATTAAcccaattataataattttctaaaataaaacttcTAATTCTTATACCTTTATTTTGTTTGGCGTTTAGAAAGATTTGATTGACGAAAACTTCTTTCAACTGATGCCACAAAATCTCTATTGGTGTAGAGACAGGTTTCAGGACAATAACTGTAGCTTCTGATGCGACACTAATTCTGACTTCACCACCAAGCGAATCTTTAACAATATCTGcatgaaaataatgaaaatgaaTAGAATCTTCTTGTTCATGCGATTCCATAATAGGAATCATCATATCCAAATTGGATGTAATAGTTGTCGCCTATAAATATACaaacattttatatgaaaaagattaaaaaaaatatataatatatgtattatatctaagactttaaataaagaaaaaaacagcAAACCTGTGAAGTCACATGTCGATTAAGAAATGATTTTAATGATCCTTTCAAACGTTCAAATAATGATAAGTCAGTAGGTGCTTTGAGCTGAATTTCTTCTTTTGAAGAATATAATCCTgtaattcatatatatatatatatatatatatatatatatatatatatatatatatatatacagggtgtctcagcccatgtgtaaaatcctatacagataggtaggtcttagggagataaataaaaaagttctttaacgttttgaaaaattctcaatacttatttaaaaaaaaaattaatttgtctagcgcaagaggacaaggaagctataagtgagtgagcgcgataggcgatgacgccattcgcctgtcgcgctcactcgcccgcagcttccttgtcgttTTTACgcttatacaatttatacattttaatttttttctcaataacggttgagaattttgcaaaatggtacggaacttttctacttgtctcaatcaattctatctatcctcccagtatccttcgttatgtctgggacaccctgtatatatatataaggacaagaagtaattaatattaacattgaTATTGTTATGGTTATAATACAAGATGCCACAAAATATCATaactttaaatgttttaaatgtacactattacatacatttctaattaaaattaaaactaaaactaataaaataaatattatttaaaattaagcaTAACGAATAGCTTTATGATTTTAAcccattaaaatttaatttaaagtatttctttcaataatttacttgcattttaatagtttaaaaaaaaaaatttatattaaaattatcaaaaaaaattaacggtaaaaagtaatatataaaaaattacaataatttatatatttggtTCTGTAACACAACATATTTAAATCTCTATAAATACCAAGAGTGACTGTAAGTTCGCCTTTTGCCGCATTAATAGCTTTCATCAGCTCAGCTGCCTCTGTGAAAAACAAGAACACAACAGGTATTGTGACATCATCCACTTCTTTACCATCACCCGACATTGCAAACATAGGCGAAGTTGCCGCACTTGAACCAGCAACATTATCCAATACTATTCCAGCAAGAGCACCAGCTTGCTGAATTCTTCGCGCCTAATAtaccaaataaaattaaaaaagtataaaatatcaataaaaaaaaatactttacgaTAATATATACCTTTTCTATAAACATGCAATTTCCACGATCTATGATGACTATTTTGCCAGCTAAACTGCCCGCATTCAACAGATCTGTACAAGCTGCAGGTGGATATGTAAGTATTACTTTTCCagtaattttatcgaaattttgTAACTCAGGTCCAAATTGTGCTGGTCCGGCTAATAATGTAACTTTTTCTGGTGGCTCTGTATTAGGCTTCATGAATGTTACTGTCTGTGGCTTAGTTTCCGGTTGTATTTGCATCTTAGTAAGTTCAACCATTTCTTGCATGAATAATAATCCTTCCTCTGAATCTTGCGGTGTTTTTGCCTTTAGACAACAAACacgttataattaatcatgcataaaaaatattaataacatataaCGATGTTTAATGTAACAAATTACATTAGAAAACGTGTGTAATAGTTGAATTCGTCCATCTGCTAACGTTAAAGTTGTTATTCCCATGTCACTCAACATTTTCAAATGTTCCAAATTATTGGCctatagaaaattaaatttttagattttttataataaaaacatataaatataatatgatatatACCTGAAACTGCGATGCACTTAATCTTCGTTTTATCGATCTTCTTGGACAAACATCTTCGACCATATTTCTTAGAGGTTGCCTAACTGATGCCGGAAATAAATGCAAGCTATTCGGACAAGTTCGGTCAAATTCATCTACGTGTACGACATCACGTTCAAAATCCTGCTTgttcaaaaatgtttataatgtCACTAATACTGCTCAatcaattacattttacaatgATACACTTACAGAAGAAATATTTGTCCTTATTGAAGCAAGGGTAAGAGGTAATAAATGACCTTCggtagtaaaaataaattcatccAAGTCTAAAACTAAATCTTCTGATtcagcaaataataaaaatagatatttgaATGTTTCGGACAATACAAAGCTATCCATTGTGTCATCATGTTTGTTCGTTCTAACATCTGATACGGCTGCATAACCGCATGGCACTCTTGCATACGTTTGCAAACTTTTGAGTACCTTACGTCCAActtctaaataataatgatcaCTTGTGGCTCGATACAAGAAATAAGTCGATTCTAAAAATTCCGGTCTAAGTGGATGATGCCCCCAATGAACCTATATTTAGATATTaacatatttcaaatatacacaaaatataaaatacaacaaactttttattaattatatattttaaaattattaatataatacgtaCCTGAAAATCAGTCGTAAATGCTTCTGGtataaaattatgtctttGCATGACTTGATACAGCATTTCATGCGTTTCTACAGCAGGTTTGATATCTCCTTTAAGAACCtataaagatataaagaaatgatataaataaattttttttttctgtttaaaaaCAGAATGAATGATCTACCTGTAAACCTGGCCAAAAAGCTAATAAA is part of the Cardiocondyla obscurior isolate alpha-2009 unplaced genomic scaffold, Cobs3.1 scaffold41_0_353218, whole genome shotgun sequence genome and harbors:
- the Edem2 gene encoding ER degradation-enhancing alpha-mannosidase-like protein 3 — encoded protein: MAYNSLIWGLLFMGYGIQALWTISENDLSEYMNKEEREALKDEARDMFYHAYNAYMDNAYPADELMPLSCKGRYRGSEPNRGDIDSTLGNFSLTLVDTLDTLVVLGDLEEFENAVKLVARDVSFDTDVIVSLFETNIRMLGGLLSGHILAEYLQQRADIMPWYRGELLDLAKDLGYRFLPAFNTTTGIPYGRINLKYGMKGVPMEISRETCTACAGSMILEMAALSRLTGEPIFEEKAQKAMDVLWRMRHRGTDLMGSVLNVNSGDWVRRDSGVGAGIDSYYEYCLKAYILLGDEKYLGRFNKHYQAVMKYVSQGPMLLDVHMHRPNTNSKNFMDALLAFWPGLQVLKGDIKPAVETHEMLYQVMQRHNFIPEAFTTDFQVHWGHHPLRPEFLESTYFLYRATSDHYYLEVGRKVLKSLQTYARVPCGYAAVSDVRTNKHDDTMDSFVLSETFKYLFLLFAESEDLVLDLDEFIFTTEGHLLPLTLASIRTNISSDFERDVVHVDEFDRTCPNSLHLFPASVRQPLRNMVEDVCPRRSIKRRLSASQFQANNLEHLKMLSDMGITTLTLADGRIQLLHTFSNAKTPQDSEEGLLFMQEMVELTKMQIQPETKPQTVTFMKPNTEPPEKVTLLAGPAQFGPELQNFDKITGKVILTYPPAACTDLLNAGSLAGKIVIIDRGNCMFIEKARRIQQAGALAGIVLDNVAGSSAATSPMFAMSGDGKEVDDVTIPVVFLFFTEAAELMKAINAAKGELTVTLGLYSSKEEIQLKAPTDLSLFERLKGSLKSFLNRHVTSQATTITSNLDMMIPIMESHEQEDSIHFHYFHADIVKDSLGGEVRISVASEATVIVLKPVSTPIEILWHQLKEVFVNQIFLNAKQNKGIRIRSFILENYYNWVNKARGVLTKTSLSYKVRWFLSELLVVAPNSSTKKIGQLLEPNKQKLLKQYLLTNMDTMVLNLKTIATKLKNMKGVRPEMEQLLKISESGIAQVENYSFLRHLLTDLFDEEDEIINLHVALLDRIHTEVHTTYQEILIDGVQKHLEKSGVEDSSYYDILITDLQKNLKNINKEENLFVKFKENNLAVTEFISDSNRGKFDLESKNIKILKKSKESNTEKLEDFEYFILTEIEKAVKYSEQSILQKYEDISESKNIVTESNKNKNTVKSNEITLYSSQNQTKNKKSSIQSSTQNKIDLLHLTKVVDTKLKEITKENNQKEESFKNFESNNRNKIHVSDVSVTTGTYNIKAASSNKKYTILRKEKNINNKQYNHENDLKAKFNKKNLIKNKIISTDLVEDSKSPVRIVNVKVLQKKSQITDRLGSATVLNEAKYDKEEKSANNGKIKGTKPKSCKHIDDEL